A region from the Geobacillus vulcani PSS1 genome encodes:
- a CDS encoding O-methyltransferase — protein MLSNAMISYLQQLRPALDENIEEMEQYAYRHRIPIMDPMSMEVLLFILKLIKPRRILEIGTAIGYSAIRMAKALPDARIVTVEKDRERYERACFYIEKTNTERQIKAVLGDALAVVDDVAATAPFDALFIDAAKGQYERFFTLYEPFVVAGGLIISDNVLFKGLVAAEMPADNRRLWNIAQKIRRYNEWLMSRSDYDTVIIPVGDGLAISKKRGEEQ, from the coding sequence TTGCTTTCCAATGCCATGATTTCGTACTTGCAGCAGTTGCGTCCGGCGCTGGATGAGAATATTGAGGAGATGGAGCAGTACGCGTATCGGCATCGCATACCGATCATGGATCCGATGAGCATGGAAGTGTTGTTGTTCATCTTGAAGCTGATCAAGCCGCGCCGCATTTTAGAAATCGGCACGGCGATCGGTTATTCGGCGATCCGCATGGCAAAGGCGCTGCCGGATGCACGCATTGTGACGGTCGAAAAAGACAGGGAGCGGTATGAGCGCGCTTGTTTTTACATCGAAAAGACGAACACCGAGCGGCAAATCAAGGCGGTGTTGGGTGATGCGCTTGCGGTCGTGGACGATGTTGCAGCCACCGCGCCGTTTGATGCGTTGTTTATCGATGCCGCCAAAGGGCAATATGAGCGCTTTTTTACGCTCTATGAGCCATTTGTGGTTGCAGGCGGCCTCATCATCAGCGACAACGTCTTGTTTAAAGGGCTCGTCGCGGCTGAAATGCCGGCGGACAATAGGAGGCTTTGGAACATCGCCCAGAAAATTCGCCGCTACAATGAATGGCTTATGAGTCGAAGCGACTATGATACGGTCATCATTCCGGTCGGCGATGGACTCGCCATATCAAAAAAACGAGGTGAAGAACAATGA
- a CDS encoding peptidase U32 family protein has product MKKPELLVTPTSVAHIDELAEAGADAVIIGEQRYGLRLAGEFSRKEVAAAVKAAHRRGMNVYVAMNAIFHNDKVDELGDYVAFLADVGADAIVFGDPAVLLTVRETAPHMKLHWSTETTATNWYACNYWGRKGAKRAVLARELNMDAILEIKAHAEVEIEVQVHGATCMYQSKRSLIGSYFEYQGKVIEVERKKYEKGMFLYDKERDNKYPIFEDENGTHIMSPNDVCIIDELGDMVEAGIDSFKIDGILHEPRYITKVTELYRRAIDLCTADRERYEREKEELLAAVEALQPPHRRIDTGFFFKETIY; this is encoded by the coding sequence ATGAAAAAACCTGAATTGCTCGTCACGCCGACGAGCGTTGCCCATATCGACGAGCTGGCTGAAGCCGGAGCGGACGCGGTTATCATTGGCGAGCAGCGCTACGGTTTGCGGCTTGCCGGCGAATTTTCCCGCAAGGAGGTTGCTGCCGCCGTCAAAGCCGCCCACCGGCGCGGCATGAACGTGTATGTGGCGATGAACGCCATTTTCCATAACGACAAAGTGGACGAGCTTGGCGACTACGTCGCGTTTTTGGCTGATGTCGGCGCCGATGCCATCGTCTTCGGCGATCCCGCGGTGCTTTTGACCGTCCGAGAAACGGCGCCGCACATGAAGCTCCACTGGAGCACGGAGACGACAGCGACGAACTGGTATGCGTGCAACTATTGGGGCCGGAAAGGGGCGAAGCGCGCTGTCTTGGCTCGCGAGTTGAACATGGACGCCATTTTAGAAATCAAAGCCCATGCTGAAGTGGAAATTGAAGTGCAAGTGCACGGAGCCACGTGCATGTACCAATCGAAGCGCTCGCTGATCGGCAGCTATTTTGAATATCAAGGGAAAGTGATCGAAGTGGAGCGGAAGAAGTATGAAAAAGGGATGTTCCTGTACGACAAAGAGCGCGACAACAAATATCCGATTTTTGAAGATGAAAACGGTACGCATATTATGAGCCCGAACGATGTTTGTATAATCGATGAGCTCGGCGACATGGTCGAAGCCGGCATCGACAGCTTTAAAATCGATGGCATTTTGCATGAACCGCGCTACATTACGAAAGTGACGGAGCTGTACCGCCGCGCCATCGATTTATGCACGGCAGACCGCGAGCGATACGAGCGGGAAAAAGAGGAACTGCTTGCGGCTGTTGAAGCGCTTCAGCCACCGCACCGCCGCATTGACACCGGATTTTTCTTCAAGGAAACCATTTATTGA
- a CDS encoding peptidase U32 family protein, protein MLLKNDRISEIIDGKRVIVKKPELLAPAGNLEKLKIAVHYGADAVFIGGQEYSLRANADNFTVEEIREGVEFANRYGAKVYVTANIYAHNENIPGLDDYLRALEDAGVSGIIAADPLIIETARRVAPKLEVHLSTQQSLTNWKAVQFWKEEGLERVVLAREVSAEEIRQIKEKVDIEIEAFIHGAMCSAYSGRCVLSNHMTARDSNRGGCCQSCRWDYDLYQLSDGREIPLFAEGDAPFAMSAKDLNLIRAIPVMIELGVDSLKIEGRMKSIHYVATVVSVYRKVIDAYCADPDHFTIREEWVRELEKCANRETAPSFFDGFPDYTNHMYGTHSRKTTHEFAGLVLGYDLETGIATVQQRNHFRPGDEVEFFGPEIENFTQVIEKLWDEDGNELDAARHPLQIVKFKVKRPLFPYNMMRKEN, encoded by the coding sequence ATGCTTTTAAAAAATGATCGCATCTCCGAGATCATTGACGGCAAGCGCGTCATTGTGAAAAAGCCAGAGCTGCTTGCGCCGGCCGGCAACTTGGAAAAACTGAAAATCGCTGTCCATTACGGCGCGGACGCCGTCTTTATCGGCGGCCAAGAGTACAGCTTGCGCGCCAACGCCGACAACTTTACGGTTGAGGAGATTCGCGAAGGGGTCGAATTTGCCAACCGGTACGGGGCGAAAGTGTACGTCACCGCCAACATTTACGCCCATAATGAAAACATTCCCGGTCTTGACGATTATTTGCGGGCGTTAGAGGATGCCGGCGTTTCCGGCATTATCGCTGCCGACCCGCTCATTATCGAAACGGCGCGTCGGGTGGCGCCGAAGCTTGAAGTGCATTTAAGCACGCAGCAGTCGCTCACCAACTGGAAAGCGGTCCAATTTTGGAAAGAGGAAGGGCTCGAGCGGGTTGTGCTCGCTCGCGAAGTGAGCGCAGAAGAAATCCGGCAGATCAAAGAGAAAGTCGATATTGAAATCGAGGCGTTCATCCATGGGGCGATGTGTTCCGCCTACTCCGGCCGCTGTGTATTGAGCAACCATATGACGGCGCGCGACTCCAACCGCGGCGGATGCTGTCAGTCGTGCCGCTGGGATTACGATTTATACCAGCTGTCTGATGGCCGGGAAATCCCGCTGTTCGCTGAAGGAGACGCTCCGTTCGCCATGAGCGCGAAAGATTTGAATTTAATCCGCGCCATCCCGGTGATGATCGAATTGGGTGTGGATAGCTTGAAAATTGAAGGGCGGATGAAATCGATTCATTACGTGGCGACGGTTGTCAGCGTCTACCGGAAAGTGATTGATGCCTACTGCGCTGATCCCGACCATTTCACGATCCGCGAAGAGTGGGTGCGGGAGCTCGAGAAATGCGCCAACCGCGAGACGGCGCCGTCGTTCTTTGACGGCTTCCCGGATTATACGAATCACATGTACGGGACGCACAGCCGGAAAACGACGCATGAATTCGCCGGTTTGGTGCTTGGCTACGACCTGGAGACGGGCATCGCCACCGTCCAGCAGCGCAACCATTTCCGCCCAGGCGATGAAGTCGAATTTTTTGGTCCGGAAATTGAAAACTTCACCCAAGTGATCGAGAAACTTTGGGACGAAGACGGCAACGAGCTCGATGCGGCGCGCCATCCGCTGCAAATCGTGAAATTTAAGGTCAAGCGCCCTCTCTTCCCGTACAACATGATGAGAAAGGAGAATTAA
- the udk gene encoding uridine kinase: protein MGKKPVVIGVAGGSGSGKTSVARAIYDHFGDRSILVLEQDFYYKDQSHLPFEERLKTNYDHPLAFDNDLLIEHIHKLLRYEPIDKPVYDYTLHTRSSEVVRVEPKEVIIVEGILVLEDERLRDLMDIKVYVDTDPDIRIIRRLIRDMKERGRTFDSVIEQYLSVVRPMHNQFVEPTKRYADVIIPEGGQNAVAIDLMVAKIRTVLEQKAFL, encoded by the coding sequence ATGGGGAAGAAGCCCGTTGTCATCGGCGTCGCCGGCGGTTCCGGCTCGGGCAAGACGAGCGTCGCCAGGGCGATTTACGATCATTTCGGCGACCGCTCGATCCTTGTATTGGAACAGGATTTTTACTACAAAGATCAAAGCCATCTCCCATTTGAAGAGCGGCTGAAGACGAACTACGACCATCCGCTGGCGTTTGACAACGACTTGTTGATTGAACATATCCATAAGCTGCTTCGCTATGAGCCGATTGACAAGCCGGTGTATGATTATACGCTCCACACGCGCTCGAGCGAAGTCGTGCGTGTGGAGCCGAAAGAGGTCATCATCGTCGAAGGAATCCTTGTCTTGGAAGACGAGCGGCTTCGCGATTTAATGGATATTAAGGTGTATGTTGACACCGACCCGGACATCCGCATCATCCGCCGTCTCATCCGCGATATGAAAGAGCGCGGCCGCACGTTCGATTCGGTCATCGAGCAATATTTGTCCGTCGTCCGGCCGATGCACAACCAGTTTGTCGAACCGACGAAGCGCTACGCGGATGTGATCATTCCCGAAGGCGGACAAAACGCCGTCGCCATCGATTTAATGGTGGCAAAAATTCGCACGGTTCTTGAACAAAAAGCGTTTTTATAA
- the greA gene encoding transcription elongation factor GreA, with product MANEKQYPMTKEGKEKLEQELEYLKTVKRKEVVERIKIARGFGDLSENSEYDAAKDEQAFVESRIQMLENMIRNAVIIEEDKENPDVVSLGKSVTFIELPDGEEETYTIVGSAEADPFEGKISNDSPIAKSLLGRRVGDEVTVQTPGGEMLVKIVAVK from the coding sequence ATGGCGAACGAAAAGCAGTATCCGATGACGAAAGAGGGAAAAGAGAAACTGGAACAAGAGCTTGAGTATTTAAAAACGGTCAAGCGGAAAGAAGTGGTGGAGCGCATTAAGATTGCGCGCGGGTTCGGGGATTTGTCGGAAAACTCGGAATACGATGCTGCCAAAGATGAGCAGGCGTTTGTCGAATCGCGCATCCAAATGCTTGAAAACATGATTCGCAACGCCGTCATCATTGAAGAAGACAAAGAAAATCCAGACGTTGTCTCGCTTGGCAAATCGGTGACGTTCATTGAACTGCCGGATGGCGAAGAAGAGACGTATACGATCGTCGGCAGCGCGGAAGCGGACCCATTTGAGGGGAAGATTTCCAACGACTCACCGATCGCGAAATCGCTTCTCGGCCGCCGCGTCGGCGATGAGGTGACGGTGCAAACGCCGGGCGGAGAAATGCTTGTGAAAATCGTAGCCGTCAAATAA
- a CDS encoding peptidoglycan D,D-transpeptidase FtsI family protein, protein MWKKRMLTVLALIQLALLLLIGRLAQIQLIDTESFANHNLIAESVAQRTQELIIDDGRGSFVDRNGAPLTKRYVPSLVLFPFLMAMKWPVEQVARIAGVSEEEIRRQLEQADGPFVLEKEGEPLALSAQQMKQINDLRVPGVLAVNKQYPLKTVYAPHLLGFTRPDRELIKKRYPKRPLPPKTEVGIQGLEKAFDEFLLADGETKLLYHVDAEGRPLFGLDVKYSDTGNPFYPVTVQTTLDRDLQQEMERIIDRYGLRKGGLVLLDIDTNSVLAMVSRPNMDPRDPYKNRGAENQTVLPQIPGSIFKTVIAAAALDEGLASFGTTFDCSRKIDGKTRDEEHDYGMLDLADSFAVSCNNAFATLGKQLIEHDPDAFETYAKKLGLYPTAGWEGAVYHEEHFRQFPEEQKGTIWHDPRDKRVPLAVAQTAIGQKNVRVSPLGVANMMATIARGGEALQVRAVDKVLYKNGATLFSFPPQPVSDMAPIAPQTAEELQRLLRGVVTNEDGTGRRFRSLPYPVAGKSGTAETGKMDGGAEFINKWFAGYFPADRPKYALAVVELDCPSGRTATNDVFAAAVEALYAYDRAKNEAK, encoded by the coding sequence ATGTGGAAAAAACGGATGCTCACCGTGCTTGCTCTCATTCAACTGGCGCTGTTGTTGCTTATCGGGCGGCTCGCGCAAATTCAGCTCATTGACACCGAGTCGTTTGCCAATCATAATTTAATTGCCGAAAGCGTCGCCCAGCGGACACAAGAACTCATCATTGATGACGGGCGCGGTTCATTTGTCGATCGAAATGGCGCGCCGCTCACGAAGCGATATGTGCCGTCGCTTGTCTTATTCCCGTTTTTAATGGCGATGAAATGGCCGGTGGAACAAGTCGCTCGGATCGCTGGCGTCTCTGAAGAAGAGATCCGTCGCCAGCTTGAGCAGGCGGACGGCCCGTTCGTCTTAGAGAAGGAAGGAGAGCCGCTCGCCTTGAGCGCCCAGCAAATGAAGCAAATTAACGATTTGCGCGTTCCGGGCGTCTTAGCCGTCAACAAGCAATATCCGCTGAAAACGGTGTACGCCCCGCATTTGCTCGGCTTCACCCGCCCGGACCGTGAGCTAATCAAGAAGCGTTATCCAAAGCGGCCGTTGCCGCCAAAGACTGAAGTGGGCATTCAAGGGCTTGAGAAGGCGTTTGATGAATTTTTGCTCGCTGACGGTGAAACGAAGCTGCTTTATCACGTTGACGCCGAAGGGCGGCCGCTGTTTGGACTCGATGTCAAATACAGCGACACGGGCAACCCGTTTTATCCTGTCACTGTGCAAACGACGCTTGACCGCGACCTGCAGCAAGAGATGGAACGGATCATCGACCGATACGGGCTGAGAAAAGGCGGCCTCGTTTTGCTCGATATTGATACAAACAGTGTGCTCGCCATGGTCAGCCGCCCGAACATGGATCCGCGCGATCCGTATAAAAACCGCGGTGCGGAAAACCAGACGGTGCTGCCGCAAATCCCCGGCTCGATTTTTAAAACGGTCATTGCGGCTGCAGCGCTTGATGAGGGGCTCGCCTCGTTTGGGACGACTTTTGACTGCAGCCGAAAGATTGACGGAAAAACGCGCGATGAGGAACATGATTACGGCATGCTTGATTTAGCGGACAGCTTTGCCGTCAGTTGCAACAATGCCTTCGCCACGCTCGGCAAGCAGTTGATCGAGCACGATCCGGATGCGTTTGAAACGTATGCGAAAAAACTCGGGCTGTATCCAACGGCCGGCTGGGAAGGGGCGGTGTACCACGAAGAGCATTTCCGTCAGTTCCCGGAGGAGCAGAAAGGAACCATTTGGCATGATCCGCGCGACAAGCGCGTGCCGCTTGCGGTGGCGCAAACGGCGATCGGGCAAAAAAATGTACGCGTCTCGCCGCTTGGCGTCGCCAACATGATGGCGACGATCGCCCGCGGCGGCGAAGCGCTGCAGGTGCGGGCCGTTGACAAAGTGCTGTACAAAAACGGTGCGACGCTCTTTTCGTTTCCGCCTCAACCGGTTTCAGACATGGCGCCGATCGCGCCGCAGACGGCCGAAGAGCTGCAGCGGCTTTTGCGCGGCGTTGTCACGAATGAGGATGGAACCGGCCGCCGTTTCCGTTCGCTGCCGTATCCGGTCGCCGGCAAATCCGGGACGGCGGAGACAGGAAAAATGGACGGCGGAGCTGAATTCATTAATAAATGGTTTGCTGGCTATTTTCCAGCCGACCGCCCGAAATACGCCCTCGCTGTCGTTGAGCTCGACTGCCCGAGCGGACGGACCGCGACGAATGATGTGTTCGCCGCCGCAGTCGAGGCGCTTTATGCTTATGACCGCGCCAAAAATGAAGCGAAGTGA
- a CDS encoding YrrS family protein has translation MAQIGTRFAARAKRRRINRWLNGAIAVVVLLILIVGGNLLFGDQPSEKAVDRGAETEAAKAKRVEVETGEAVAPAEAETPAEEEGAASTDETSEAGTTETPGPPGSNIEKEIVNPAWQPIGTTQSEPHETVFKKDSVDWKEMLDAVSYATGIAPEEMIVWFIGNNGPNKAVATISTKDQTAHYKVYIEWVTNEGWKPTKVQKLKQKP, from the coding sequence GTGGCGCAAATAGGAACGCGCTTTGCCGCCCGGGCCAAGCGGCGGAGAATCAACCGTTGGCTCAATGGAGCCATTGCGGTTGTCGTGCTGCTCATTTTGATTGTGGGTGGGAACTTGCTGTTTGGCGATCAACCGAGCGAGAAGGCGGTCGATCGCGGAGCCGAGACAGAAGCAGCCAAGGCGAAGCGGGTGGAAGTGGAAACAGGTGAAGCGGTGGCGCCGGCGGAAGCCGAAACGCCCGCCGAGGAAGAAGGCGCTGCTTCCACCGATGAAACGAGCGAAGCGGGCACGACAGAAACGCCGGGCCCGCCGGGGTCCAACATTGAAAAAGAAATCGTCAACCCGGCATGGCAGCCGATCGGCACGACGCAATCGGAACCGCATGAAACGGTGTTTAAGAAAGATTCGGTCGACTGGAAGGAAATGCTCGATGCCGTCAGCTATGCGACCGGCATCGCTCCGGAGGAGATGATCGTTTGGTTCATCGGCAACAATGGACCGAACAAAGCGGTTGCGACGATTTCGACGAAAGATCAAACCGCCCATTACAAAGTGTATATTGAATGGGTGACGAACGAGGGCTGGAAGCCGACGAAGGTGCAAAAGCTGAAGCAAAAGCCGTAG
- a CDS encoding YrzA family protein, giving the protein MPNISLDLIEDKIEFFEADDLRTLEKTINEQIEHNKALLLSVHHVSHQMHVMENGKRWYSAVVHFKAKK; this is encoded by the coding sequence ATGCCGAACATTTCCCTTGATTTGATCGAGGATAAAATCGAATTTTTTGAAGCGGACGATTTGCGGACGCTTGAGAAAACCATCAACGAACAAATTGAACATAACAAGGCGCTTTTGCTTTCCGTCCATCATGTGTCCCATCAAATGCACGTCATGGAAAACGGAAAGCGGTGGTACAGCGCAGTTGTCCATTTTAAAGCAAAAAAATAG
- a CDS encoding class I SAM-dependent methyltransferase, with protein sequence MGREFLDLFEQWAESYDRSVEGYDEQYRDVFAGYDRILSMVADKAGQVVLEFGVGTGNLTKKLLERGKQVYGIEPSAPMRKKAAEKLGGRVLIMDGDFLQFPTPPEPIDTIASTYAFHHLTDAEKDEALAKYSQLLHPGGKIVFADTAFRDKEAFRRAIEEARVRGFHDLADDLEREYYTTLDVLASLFSKHGFSVSFAQQNAFVWVMEAVKQTT encoded by the coding sequence ATGGGCAGAGAGTTTCTTGATTTGTTTGAGCAATGGGCGGAATCATACGACCGATCGGTCGAAGGATACGATGAGCAATATCGCGACGTATTTGCCGGCTATGACCGCATTTTAAGCATGGTCGCCGACAAAGCCGGCCAAGTCGTGCTCGAGTTTGGCGTCGGCACCGGCAACTTGACGAAAAAGCTTCTGGAGCGCGGCAAGCAGGTGTACGGGATCGAGCCATCGGCGCCGATGCGGAAAAAAGCGGCGGAAAAGCTCGGCGGGCGGGTGCTCATTATGGACGGCGACTTTTTGCAATTTCCGACACCGCCGGAGCCGATCGACACGATCGCCAGCACGTATGCGTTTCATCATTTGACGGATGCGGAAAAGGACGAAGCGCTGGCCAAATATAGTCAATTGCTCCATCCAGGTGGTAAAATAGTGTTTGCCGATACGGCGTTTCGCGACAAAGAGGCGTTCCGCCGGGCGATTGAGGAAGCCCGGGTGCGCGGCTTCCACGATTTAGCCGACGATTTGGAACGCGAATATTATACGACGCTTGATGTATTGGCATCACTGTTTTCCAAGCATGGCTTTTCCGTCTCCTTTGCACAGCAAAATGCATTCGTCTGGGTGATGGAGGCGGTGAAACAAACGACATAG
- the mtnN gene encoding 5'-methylthioadenosine/S-adenosylhomocysteine nucleosidase has product MKAAIIGAMEEEVAILRSRMEGREETVIAGCEFSKGRLDGVEAVLLKSGIGKVNAAMGTTLLLDRFRPDFVINTGSAGGFLPSLRVGDLVISEEVVHHDVDVTAFGYAYGQVPGLPARYRADEALVEAAKRAAARLDGLQAVTGLIATGDSFMNDPKRVEFVRGQFPELCAVEMEAAAIAQVCVQFGTPFVIIRSLSDIAGEESDVSFEQFLETAAKHSAELVLSMLSVMKERR; this is encoded by the coding sequence ATGAAAGCAGCCATTATTGGAGCCATGGAAGAGGAAGTAGCGATTTTGCGTTCGCGCATGGAAGGACGCGAGGAAACGGTCATCGCCGGATGCGAATTTTCCAAAGGGCGCCTTGACGGTGTGGAGGCGGTGTTGTTGAAATCCGGGATCGGCAAAGTGAACGCTGCCATGGGAACGACGCTCCTTCTTGATCGCTTCCGCCCTGACTTTGTGATCAACACGGGGTCAGCTGGCGGGTTTTTGCCTTCGCTTCGCGTTGGTGATCTTGTCATTTCCGAGGAAGTCGTTCATCATGACGTCGATGTGACCGCGTTTGGCTACGCTTACGGGCAAGTGCCTGGCCTGCCCGCGCGCTACCGGGCGGATGAGGCGCTTGTTGAGGCGGCAAAGCGGGCAGCGGCGCGGCTTGATGGCCTGCAGGCAGTGACTGGTTTGATCGCCACTGGCGATTCGTTTATGAACGATCCAAAGCGAGTCGAATTTGTGCGCGGCCAGTTTCCGGAATTGTGCGCCGTTGAAATGGAAGCGGCAGCGATCGCTCAAGTGTGCGTGCAATTTGGAACGCCGTTTGTCATCATCCGGTCGCTGTCTGATATTGCTGGCGAGGAGTCAGACGTGTCGTTTGAACAGTTTTTGGAGACGGCCGCGAAACATTCGGCTGAACTTGTCTTGTCGATGCTTTCTGTCATGAAGGAGAGACGGTAG